The Candidatus Denitrolinea symbiosum DNA window TCGGCCAGCGCGTGGCCTGCGCGGGCCTCAACTATGCTGTCCACGCCGAATACAACCTCGTGCCGCGCAACCTGCTCACGCCCGTCCCCCGCAAAGTGGACTTCGAGTCCGCGGCCTTCACCACCCTCGCCGCCATCGCCATGCAGGGATTCCGACTCGCCGAACCGCAGGTGGGCGAGAACGTGGCCGTCATCGGGATGGGACTGCTCGGACTGCTGACCGCGCAGATCGCGCGCGCCGCGGGATGTCGCGTCCTCGGCGTGGACGTGGACGCGGCCAAACTGCGCCTCGCCGCCTCCCTCGACCTTGAGGCGGCCGCGCGTCACGGAGCCGAATCCGCCGCCCAAACGTTCACCTCCAACCGCGGCTTCGACGCGGTCATCATCTGCGCGGCCACCGCCTCCAACGATCCCGTCGAACTGGCGGGAGCCATCGCCCGCGACCGCGGCCGCGTCGTCGCGACCGGCGCGGTGGGACTGAACATCCCGCGCAAGGTCTATTACGAAAAAGAGCTGTCGTTCGTCAACTCGCGCTCCTACGGACCGGGACGCTACGATCCCTCTTACGAAGAGAACGGCGTGGACTATCCCATCGGCTACGTCCGCTGGACGGAGGGGCGCAATATGGAATCCGCCCTGCAACTGATGGCAGACGGCAAACTCAAGATCCGGCCGCTCATCTCGCACCGCATCCCCATTGAGCAAGCCGCCAGCGCCTACGAGATCATCACGGGAAAGAAGAAAGAGACCTTCCTCGGAGTCGTTCTGACCTACGGTGATTCAGTATCAAGCGCTCCAGTGTCACGTGTCACGTTTCCAAAACGCCTGACGCCTGACACTGGAAAACATGACACCGTAAAACTCGGCGTCCTCGGCGCGGGGAACTTTGCCAACGCGGTTTTGCTTCCCGCGATAAAGAAGGCTGGCGATATTTCCCTCGTCGGCATCGCCTCTGCAGGCGGGATGCACGCCCAGGTTTCGGGGAGGAAGTTCGGCTTCCAGTATGCCGCCTCCTCGGACGAGGAGATCATCAACGATCCGAACATCAGCACCGTCGCGATCTTGACGCGTCACGATTCTCATGCCGACCTCGTCCTCAAAGCGTTGAAAGCTGGCAAGCACGTCTTCGTGGAAAAGCCGCTGGCTACCACGCCAGAGCAACTCGCCAAAATCGTAAAACAATTACCAATTACCAATTACCAATTACTAACAGGTTTCAATCGAAGGTTTGCTCCATTGGCGCGAAGTCTCCAATCTCAAATTTCCAATCTCCAGGAACCCAAATACGTCCACTACCGCGTCAACGCGGGCTGCATCCCTCTCAATCATTGGACTCAGGACGAATCCCTCGGCGGCGGACGGATCATCGGCGAGGCCTGTCACTTCGTGGACTTCATCGCGTTCCTCGTCGGCGCGGCGCCCGTCTCGGTGACGGCGCACGCGCTGCCCGACAACGGCAAATACCGCGAGGACAACGTCTCGATGACGTTTACTTTCCCCGACGGCTCCATCGGCGTGGTGGACTATCTCGCCAATGGCGACAAGTCCTTCCCGAAGGAGCGCGTGGAAGCGTTCTGCGGCGGGATGATCGCGGTACTGGACGACTTCCGCAGGCTGGAAATTGTGAAAGACGGGCGGAGGAAAGAGGAAAGAAGGGCGCAGGACAAAGGTCACGCGGCGGAGTGGACGGCGTTCGCCAAGTCCATCCGCGAGGGCGGCGCGCCGCCGATTCCCTACGAGCAGCTCATCGGCGTGACCAAAGCCACGTTCGCGGCGGTGGAGTCGCTGCGCGCGGGAAAAACTGTCCCGATATAGAAAACCCCAATTCGGGTAACCCGCTTGCGGTCGCGGCGCGACGCGGACGCAGTCGGACGGCTCCTCCCACCGTCTCAAGCCGCGGCCGCGCCGTCACGAATCGAATCCCAATCCCAGCGCGTCCAGCAATTTCAGCCACAAATTGCGCCGGCCGCCGCGGCGGTCCGCCTGCGCGAGCGACCAGCGCGTAAAATTGATGATCGGCGAACGAAACGGCTCCGGGGGGATGGGCGCGGGTTTCGTGCGTACCATCTTCAGCGCGACGCGCTCCGTCTCGCGGCCGTCGAGCAGGTCGAGCATCACCTGCGCGCCGAAGCGCGAAGCGCCGACGCCCAGTCCCGTGTAGCCCGCCACGTAAGAGACTTTTCGCTTAAGAGCCGTTCCCCAAAAGGCGGTGAAGCGCGAACAGGTATCTATCGCCCCCGCCCAGGCGTGCGTGAAGCGGAGTCCCTCCAGCTGGGGAAAGGTTTGGAAGAAGTGCGCGGCCAGACGCGCGAAGGTTTCGGGGCGGTTTTCGAGATGCGGCCCCATCCCGTTGTTCCAATAATAGAGCGCGTCGTACCCGCCCCACAAAATCCGCCCTTCCGCGGTGATGTGATAATAATGGAATTGATTATCCGAGTCGCTTAACCCCTCGCGGCCGCGCCAGCCAATGGAGTCGCGCTGCGCGGGCGTCAGCGGTTCGGTCATCAGGGCGTAATCGTAGACAGGAACGACGTAATAGGATATGCGGCGCAGCAACGGCGGGAACGCGTTCGTGGCAAGCGCGACGCGGCGCGCCCGCACGCGTCCCTGCGCGGCGCGGACGACGACCGTTTCGCCCAGATCCTCGAGACGTTTCGCCGGGCTCCGCTCGAAGAGACGGACGCCGCGCTCGAGGCAGGCGCGTCGCAATCCCCACGAAAGCCGCGCCGGGTTGACCATGCCGTTCGATGGGTTGAACAGCCCGGCGAGATAGGTTGGCGAGTCGACGCGCGCCCGCACTTCATCGCGGTCGAGAAAGGTCAGGGTCTCGCCGTAGCGCGCCGAGATATCGCGCTCCTCTTTAAAGTCCTCCGCCTGTTCCTCCCTGAGGGCGAGGTTGAGTTCTCCCGAGCGGATGAAGTCGCATTCGATGCGGTAACGCTGGATGGCGTTTTCGATGGCGTCGAGATTCTCATGTCCCATTCGGATGATGTCGGACAGTTCGGCCGGCCAGCGCGATAACCCGTTTTGAAAGGAATGGGTTAACGACGCGGAAACGAAGCCGCCGTTGCGCCCGCTCGCGCCGCCGGCCGTCTCCCCGCTTTCGATGAGGACGACCTCGCGCCCGGGGTCGGCCTCCTTCGCCAGCAGCGCGGTCCACAGGCCGGTGAATCCCGCGCCGACCACGACCAGGTCGGCTTCGATGGACCCGGTCAACGCGGCAACCGGTTCGGGGCGCGCCGCGTCGTCCAGCCAGAACGGCAATAACTTCACGTCCGCAAGCGATTTCAGGTCTTCGGGGCGGGGTTCGTTTGAAAAAATCATCGGTTTCTCCATGGGGATCATCAACTGACGTTGCGCGGACGGCGCGCCGCCAAGTTTAACGGAGGAGACCCAATTCGGTCAAAGCGCGGACGGCGATTCGGCGCCGCGCAAAACGCGCCCCCGCAGGCAGGTCGGACTCGCAGCCTCTTTCTGGTTTATCCCAGCCGACTACAGCGCCGCGATCCCTGCAAAGATCAGCGCCAGCGCGCCGAGGATGCACACGACGGAATAACCGAACCGCTGGCGGTCGCCCAGCGCCTTCAAGCGCGCCGGGACGTGCGCCAACGCCGCGGCGACGATCATGACGACCATGTGCAGGATGCGGCTGCCGGGAAAGCCGTCCCCGCTGAACCCGCTCCAGAAAAAGTAAACCAGGCCAAGCAATACCTGTAAGTCCACAATGCCGCTGAGCGCGGAGACCAGGCCGCGGTCCATGCCTTTGAACGAACTGCGCGTCGCCCAATTGACGGCGAATTTGAAGATCGTCAACGCGGCAAGAACGACGATGGGCCAGCGCAGGGCGGAGTGGAGGGTGTGAATGAGTTCCATGGAATTTTCCTCTTGTGTTTTCTAAAAATCGGCGGCGTCAAAGTTACGGATAAAACGGACGCGCGGGGCTTCAGGGGCCGTCGCCGCGCGCCTTACGGTTCGAAGGAACCGGCGGACATTCATTCGACGTAACGCGAATTGCCGTTTCGCAATATTAGCACAAATCCATTTCTCGTGTAGAATCACACGACACAGACAGGAGGCTGCCCATGACCTACAGCGTCATCCTCGCCGAAATCCGCGGACGGGTCGGACTCGTCACGCTCAACCGCCCGGAAGCGATGAACGCCTTTAATCCAACGCTGACGCGCGAACTGATGGACGCGCTCGAAGCGTTCGACAACGACGATTCCGTCGGCGCGATGGTCGTCAGCGGGAATCAGAAAGTCTTTGCCGCGGGCGCCGACATCAAGGAGATGGCCGAAAAGACCGCCCAGCAAATGGCGGATGGCGACTTTATCGCCAACTTCGACCGCATCCGCGCCATCCGCAAACCGGTCATCGCGGCGGTGTCGGGATGGGCGCTGGGCGGCGGCTGCGAAGTGGCCCTGGCGTGCGACATGATCGTGGCCTCGGAGACTGCGAAGTTCGGCCAGCCCGAAATCACCATCGGCGTCATCCCCGGCGCGGGCGGGACCCAGCGCCTGCCGCGCGCGGTGGGCAAGGCGCTCGCCATGGAAATGGTCCTCAACAACCGCACGCTCTCGGCGCAGGAAGCGCTTGGGTTCGGCCTCGTCAACCGCGTCGTCGCGGCAGAGACGTACCTCGACGAGGCGTTGAAACTGGCCGAGGAGGTCGCGTCGCGCGCGCCCGTCGCGGTCCGGGCCGCGAAGAGAATGGTCAACGAAGCCTACGAACGCTCGCTGACCGAGTCGCTGGCGGAGGAAAGAAGGGAGTTCTACGAATTGTTCGAGACCGAGGACCAAAAAGAGGGGATGCGGGCCTTCGCCGAAAAACGCAAACCGCAGTGGAAAGGCAAATAGCGCAGGCGGCAGATGGTCACCTTCCGTGAATTGCTGGCGGGGTTCGAAGCGTTGCCCATTCGGGGGCGGGCCGTCATCGCGCACGCCTCGTACAAATCGCTGGGACGCGTGCAGGGCGGGCCCAAGGCGGTCATCGACGCGCTGCTGAAGACCTGCGCCTCGGTCGTCATACCGACGTTCACCTACGGGACGATGGTGACGCCGCTGGCCGGCCCGCCCAACAACGGGCTGGACTACGCCGCCGAGGAGGCCAGCCGCCGCGCCGGCGGCTCCAGCCTGACCTACGACGCGCTCCCGTTCCGAAGCGATATGCCCGCCGACGAGGAGATGGGCATCCTGGCCGAGACGCTGCGCCGGCGCCCGGACGCGAAGCGCAGCCTGCATCCCATCTTTTCCTTCGCGGGCGTCAACGCCGAACACACCCTCGGGCGTCAGACCATCTACGATCCGCTCGCGCCCATCGGCGCCCTGGCGGAAAAAGACGGCTGGGCGTTGTTGATCGGCGTGGACCACACAGTCAACACCAGCATCCACTATGCCGAGAAACTGGCCGGGCGGAGACAATTCGTCCGCTGGGCGCGGCTGTCCCGCCGCATTGTAGAATGTCCCAACTTCCCCGGCGATTCGGCCGGGTTCAATGAGATCGCGCCATACCTCGAAAACGACGCGCAGACCG harbors:
- a CDS encoding FAD-dependent oxidoreductase → MIFSNEPRPEDLKSLADVKLLPFWLDDAARPEPVAALTGSIEADLVVVGAGFTGLWTALLAKEADPGREVVLIESGETAGGASGRNGGFVSASLTHSFQNGLSRWPAELSDIIRMGHENLDAIENAIQRYRIECDFIRSGELNLALREEQAEDFKEERDISARYGETLTFLDRDEVRARVDSPTYLAGLFNPSNGMVNPARLSWGLRRACLERGVRLFERSPAKRLEDLGETVVVRAAQGRVRARRVALATNAFPPLLRRISYYVVPVYDYALMTEPLTPAQRDSIGWRGREGLSDSDNQFHYYHITAEGRILWGGYDALYYWNNGMGPHLENRPETFARLAAHFFQTFPQLEGLRFTHAWAGAIDTCSRFTAFWGTALKRKVSYVAGYTGLGVGASRFGAQVMLDLLDGRETERVALKMVRTKPAPIPPEPFRSPIINFTRWSLAQADRRGGRRNLWLKLLDALGLGFDS
- a CDS encoding 2-desacetyl-2-hydroxyethyl bacteriochlorophyllide, MDR family, coding for MKQLLQNMKNGQTTVEDVPVPTPRPGTALVKVAASLVSAGTERMLVEFAEKNLVGKARSRPDLVRQVLEKAKREGVITSVQAAFSRLDQPMPLGYSSAGVIVALGKNMSGFRVGQRVACAGLNYAVHAEYNLVPRNLLTPVPRKVDFESAAFTTLAAIAMQGFRLAEPQVGENVAVIGMGLLGLLTAQIARAAGCRVLGVDVDAAKLRLAASLDLEAAARHGAESAAQTFTSNRGFDAVIICAATASNDPVELAGAIARDRGRVVATGAVGLNIPRKVYYEKELSFVNSRSYGPGRYDPSYEENGVDYPIGYVRWTEGRNMESALQLMADGKLKIRPLISHRIPIEQAASAYEIITGKKKETFLGVVLTYGDSVSSAPVSRVTFPKRLTPDTGKHDTVKLGVLGAGNFANAVLLPAIKKAGDISLVGIASAGGMHAQVSGRKFGFQYAASSDEEIINDPNISTVAILTRHDSHADLVLKALKAGKHVFVEKPLATTPEQLAKIVKQLPITNYQLLTGFNRRFAPLARSLQSQISNLQEPKYVHYRVNAGCIPLNHWTQDESLGGGRIIGEACHFVDFIAFLVGAAPVSVTAHALPDNGKYREDNVSMTFTFPDGSIGVVDYLANGDKSFPKERVEAFCGGMIAVLDDFRRLEIVKDGRRKEERRAQDKGHAAEWTAFAKSIREGGAPPIPYEQLIGVTKATFAAVESLRAGKTVPI
- a CDS encoding enoyl-CoA hydratase, whose product is MTYSVILAEIRGRVGLVTLNRPEAMNAFNPTLTRELMDALEAFDNDDSVGAMVVSGNQKVFAAGADIKEMAEKTAQQMADGDFIANFDRIRAIRKPVIAAVSGWALGGGCEVALACDMIVASETAKFGQPEITIGVIPGAGGTQRLPRAVGKALAMEMVLNNRTLSAQEALGFGLVNRVVAAETYLDEALKLAEEVASRAPVAVRAAKRMVNEAYERSLTESLAEERREFYELFETEDQKEGMRAFAEKRKPQWKGK